Proteins from one Elgaria multicarinata webbii isolate HBS135686 ecotype San Diego chromosome 3, rElgMul1.1.pri, whole genome shotgun sequence genomic window:
- the LAGE3 gene encoding EKC/KEOPS complex subunit LAGE3 has protein sequence MEASAATAVRGSGLAFELSIPFPSSSFARIALGSLAPDPEPRKGGISKELSVTEDVLHVRWKADEARILRVSISSFLEHLSLVVETMDLFGPPVV, from the exons ATGGAAGCATCCGCGGCGACCGCAGTGCGCGGATCGGGCCTCGCGTT TGAGCTAAGCATTCCTTTTCCATCGTCGTCATTCGCTCGGATTGCGTTGGGCTCCCTGGCCCCAGACCCTGAGCCTCGCAAAGGAGGGATCAGCAAGGAGCTGAGTGTGACAGAGGATGTCTTGCATGT gCGGTGGAAAGCAGATGAGGCCCGAATCCTGCGTGTTTCCATCAGTTCCtttctggagcatctctccttgGTGGTAGAGACTATGGACCTGTTTGGACCCCCTGTGGTTTGA